A single window of Sphingobacteriales bacterium DNA harbors:
- the cysD gene encoding sulfate adenylyltransferase subunit CysD — translation MTHYKLTHLQELESESIFVLREVAAQFQNPVLLFSGGKDSICVLHLARKAFYPAAVPFTLLHVDTGHNFSETIDYRDNVVAQLGVKLQVRYVQDSIDKGRAVEEKGYNASRNLLQTVTLLDALEELKVDCALGGARRDEEKARAKERFFSHRDEFGQWNPKNQRPELWNLFNGRKHMGEHFRVFPISNWTEMDVWQYILKENIPIPSIYFSHQREVFWRDGQWLAKCDYIAMKPSEQSEIRTVRFRTIGDMTCTGAVESDADNLHKIIEEVSASRVTERGTRADDRRSETAMEDRKMQGYF, via the coding sequence ATGACACATTATAAACTGACGCATTTGCAAGAGCTGGAATCGGAGAGTATTTTCGTATTGCGCGAAGTAGCGGCACAGTTCCAAAATCCTGTTTTGTTATTTTCAGGCGGAAAAGATTCCATTTGCGTATTGCATTTAGCACGCAAAGCCTTTTATCCGGCGGCTGTTCCTTTTACTTTATTGCATGTAGATACCGGACACAATTTTTCCGAAACCATTGATTACAGAGATAATGTAGTAGCACAATTGGGCGTAAAATTACAAGTGCGCTATGTGCAAGACTCCATTGATAAAGGCAGAGCCGTAGAAGAAAAAGGCTATAATGCCAGCCGCAATTTGTTGCAAACCGTCACACTTTTAGATGCTTTGGAAGAGCTGAAAGTGGATTGCGCTTTGGGTGGGGCACGCCGCGATGAAGAGAAAGCACGCGCCAAAGAACGTTTTTTCAGCCACCGTGATGAGTTCGGACAATGGAATCCCAAAAACCAACGCCCCGAACTTTGGAATTTGTTCAACGGGCGCAAGCACATGGGCGAGCATTTTCGTGTATTTCCTATCAGCAACTGGACAGAGATGGACGTGTGGCAATATATTCTCAAAGAAAACATTCCTATTCCTTCCATTTATTTTTCGCACCAGCGCGAAGTATTTTGGCGCGATGGTCAGTGGCTTGCCAAATGCGATTATATTGCAATGAAACCCAGCGAGCAAAGCGAAATCCGCACCGTCCGCTTCCGCACCATCGGCGATATGACCTGCACCGGAGCCGTAGAATCCGATGCCGACAATTTGCACAAAATCATTGAAGAAGTATCGGCTTCGCGCGTAACAGAACGCGGCACACGCGCCGATGACCGCCGTTCGGAAACAGCAATGGAAGACCGCAAAATGCAGGGATATTTTTAA
- a CDS encoding T9SS type A sorting domain-containing protein: MLNVHLENISLGNMGIVLTDMNGKMVQAQDHFLYDNSFETQLDMSSLPTGTYLLVIANEFHHLTRKIVKK, from the coding sequence GTGTTAAACGTTCATTTAGAAAATATATCGCTTGGAAATATGGGAATTGTGCTTACTGATATGAACGGAAAAATGGTTCAGGCACAAGACCATTTCTTATATGACAATTCTTTTGAAACACAATTGGATATGAGCAGTTTGCCCACAGGTACTTATTTGCTGGTCATTGCCAATGAGTTTCATCATCTTACAAGAAAAATTGTAAAAAAATAA
- a CDS encoding glycosyltransferase, which yields MIFFIYSLSLLHLTRHFIRSTASVSSPPLLPDLPHITIQLPIYNEGALATRLLQHIAAFDYPKEKLHIQILDDSTDIFTTALCTQQAAQLLQRGFCAEHLHRPHREGFKAGALRAALPAAQGELIAIFDADFIPAPDWLLRCVPYFQQYPQLGMLQTRWSHLNGSASWLTRVFAFALDAHFTLEQSGRQEAGHFINFNGTAGMWRKSCIVAAGNWSSDTLAEDLDLSYRAQLQGWQMRYVPDIQVAAELPANWSALRSQQFRWNKGGAENFVKLLPSLWKNKQVSWQNKIQGTLHLGGSTLFAVLGCSQYAIFCWYF from the coding sequence ATGATATTTTTCATCTACTCTTTATCTTTATTGCATTTAACCCGCCATTTTATTCGCAGCACTGCCTCTGTTTCTTCTCCTCCTTTGCTGCCGGATTTGCCGCATATTACCATTCAATTGCCGATTTACAACGAAGGTGCTTTGGCGACACGACTCCTGCAACATATCGCTGCTTTTGATTATCCAAAAGAAAAACTGCATATCCAAATTTTAGACGACTCCACCGACATTTTTACTACTGCTCTTTGTACTCAACAGGCGGCACAACTCCTACAAAGAGGTTTTTGTGCGGAGCACCTGCACCGTCCCCACCGCGAAGGATTTAAAGCGGGAGCATTGCGGGCGGCGTTGCCTGCGGCACAGGGCGAACTCATCGCTATTTTTGATGCTGATTTTATACCTGCTCCTGATTGGCTGCTGCGCTGTGTGCCTTATTTTCAGCAGTACCCGCAATTGGGTATGCTCCAAACGCGTTGGTCGCATCTCAATGGCTCTGCTTCGTGGCTCACGCGGGTTTTTGCCTTTGCCTTAGATGCTCATTTTACTTTGGAACAAAGCGGCAGACAGGAGGCAGGGCATTTTATTAATTTTAATGGCACTGCCGGTATGTGGCGCAAAAGTTGTATCGTCGCAGCCGGCAATTGGAGTAGCGATACCCTCGCCGAAGATTTAGATTTGAGCTATCGCGCTCAGTTGCAGGGCTGGCAAATGCGGTATGTTCCCGATATTCAGGTAGCCGCCGAACTACCCGCGAATTGGAGTGCGCTGCGTTCGCAGCAATTTCGCTGGAACAAAGGAGGTGCGGAAAACTTTGTGAAATTGTTGCCTTCGCTCTGGAAAAATAAACAAGTGTCTTGGCAAAACAAAATACAAGGTACTTTGCATTTGGGCGGGAGCACTTTGTTTGCAGTGCTAGGCTGCTCACAATATGCAATATTTTGCTGGTATTTTTAA
- a CDS encoding metallophosphoesterase — MNILHFSDTHLGYHYYDKITEEGVNAREQDFYDAFSFIIDRIVEQRPDLVLHSGDFFIVLRRATAPSLLLWNN; from the coding sequence ATGAATATTTTGCATTTTTCTGATACCCACTTGGGGTATCATTATTACGATAAAATCACAGAAGAAGGTGTCAATGCGCGTGAGCAGGATTTTTACGATGCTTTTAGCTTCATCATTGACCGCATTGTAGAACAACGCCCCGATTTGGTATTGCACTCCGGCGATTTTTTCATCGTCCTTCGCCGAGCAACCGCGCCATCACTTTTGCTTTGGAACAACTGA
- the rpsP gene encoding 30S ribosomal protein S16 has protein sequence MPVKLRLQRHGRKRKPFYHIVAADARSPRDGAFIERVGYYNPNTQPATIELDVDAALRWLQNGAQPTDTVQAILSYTGVLYKKHLQRGVSKGALTQEQADANFSKFIADKVQKSKPYPNAQR, from the coding sequence ATGCCGGTTAAATTACGTCTTCAAAGACACGGAAGAAAAAGAAAACCCTTTTATCACATTGTAGCCGCCGATGCGCGTTCCCCCCGCGATGGTGCTTTTATTGAGCGTGTAGGCTATTACAACCCCAACACACAGCCCGCTACTATTGAATTAGATGTAGATGCTGCTTTGCGTTGGTTGCAAAATGGCGCACAGCCCACCGATACCGTACAGGCTATTTTGTCTTATACAGGTGTGTTGTACAAAAAACACTTGCAACGTGGTGTGAGCAAAGGTGCTTTGACACAAGAGCAAGCCGATGCCAATTTTTCAAAATTCATCGCCGACAAAGTGCAAAAATCAAAACCGTATCCAAACGCTCAAAGATAG
- the cysC gene encoding adenylyl-sulfate kinase: MNKSFASDHIHPIFERLLQRSDKETQLRQRAKVLWLSGLSGSGKSTIAEYLEKNLHAAGFFTMLLDGDNVRTGICNNLGFSEADRHENIRRIAEVAKLFCNSGIITICCFVSPTVALRQMARDIIGEADFMEVFIDTPLEICEQRDVKGLYAKARRGEIKDFTGISAPFEAPENPEIRVLTAGYSIQQSAQHILDKLLPHITYTE, from the coding sequence ATGAACAAGTCTTTCGCCTCCGACCATATACACCCGATATTTGAACGGCTGCTCCAGCGTTCCGACAAAGAAACCCAGTTGCGCCAACGCGCCAAAGTGCTGTGGTTGAGTGGGCTGTCGGGCAGCGGCAAATCTACCATTGCCGAATATTTGGAAAAAAACCTGCACGCTGCCGGTTTTTTCACCATGCTCCTCGATGGCGACAATGTACGCACGGGCATTTGCAACAATCTCGGATTTTCGGAAGCCGACCGCCACGAAAATATACGCCGCATAGCCGAAGTAGCCAAATTATTTTGTAACAGCGGCATCATCACCATTTGTTGTTTTGTAAGCCCTACGGTGGCATTGCGCCAGATGGCACGCGACATCATCGGCGAAGCAGATTTTATGGAGGTATTTATTGATACGCCTTTGGAAATTTGCGAGCAGCGCGATGTAAAAGGTTTGTATGCCAAAGCGCGGCGCGGCGAAATCAAAGATTTTACAGGTATTTCTGCTCCTTTTGAAGCCCCCGAAAACCCCGAAATTCGTGTGCTTACGGCGGGTTATAGCATACAGCAGTCGGCACAACATATTTTAGACAAATTGCTGCCGCATATCACCTATACCGAATAA